Proteins encoded within one genomic window of Triticum aestivum cultivar Chinese Spring chromosome 2D, IWGSC CS RefSeq v2.1, whole genome shotgun sequence:
- the LOC123055874 gene encoding plasmodesmata-located protein 5-like, producing the protein MNLPNIPTTGTSKVIVTRCYPSPTPHPNGRGAFHRSLLSLLDDLPSAAAPTGFASKRTGRAFARGLCFGDPAPGPCLHCLSDAGAKIADQCGNASRRAGFLNDGCFLGYADTNVSSDGIDIGALTISDDSVPGIHAIDVLYFLGVALPLVRQSANGRVPAADATATASNGDTARVLAQCATDRAPAECDLCLSDAVLQMTTSWGLTADGVQGSVAAVLGPDCYLRVEISAPPLREKIRRIVKDHIFLTVFIGFIVLGAILALVAHLCSLAMRKAGN; encoded by the exons atgaacttgcctaatattccaacaactGGCACCTCCAAGGTCATCGTGACAAGGTGCTACCCTTCGCCGACGCCCCACCCCAACGGCAGGGGCGCGTTCCACCGCAGTCTCCTCTCGCTCCTCGACGAcctcccctccgccgccgcgccgacgGGCTTCGCCTCCAAGCGGACCGGCCGCGCGTTCGCCCGCGGTCTCTGCTTCGGCGACCCCGCGCCCGGCCCGTGCCTCCACTGCCTGTCCGACGCCGGCGCGAAGATCGCCGACCAGTGCGGCAACGCGAGCCGGCGCGCGGGCTTCCTGAACGACGGCTGCTTCCTGGGCTACGCCGACACCAACGTTTCCTCCGACGGCATCGACATCGGTGCCCTCACCATCTCCGACGACTCCGTCCCGGGCATCCACGCCATCGACGTGCTGTACTTCTTGGGCGTGGCGCTGCCCCTGGTCCGGCAGTCCGCGAACGGCCGGGTGCCCGCCGCCGACGCGACTGCCACGGCGAGCAACGGCGACACCGCGCGCGTGCTGGCACAGTGCGCGACGGACCGCGCCCCAGCGGAGTGTGACCTGTGCCTGAGTGATGCGGTGCTGCAGATGACTACGAGCTGGGGGCTCACCGCCGACGGCGTGCAAGGAAGCGTGGCCGCGGTTCTGGGCCCAGACTGCTACCTCCGTGTCGAGATATCAGCACCGCCGCTGAGAGAGAAGATTC GGAGGATCGTAAAGGATCACATCTTCCTGACTGTGTTCATTGGCTTCATCGTCCTCGGAGCTATCCTCGCGCTGGTAGCTCATCTCTGCAGCCTGGCGATGAGAAAGGCCGGGAATTGA